From one Candidatus Taylorbacteria bacterium genomic stretch:
- a CDS encoding peptidoglycan-binding protein, with protein MKKYSILTFLFACLVSVFFYSPSYARAEFSSTPDSNIPITDGTVSAVVANSSGTYIGGTFTHVGSTVSGNGVPIVTSTGLPVSTFPKVNGTISSVVSDRNGGWYIGGAFTQVGTETRNRLAHILPDGTVDPNFNPDMSGTVVALALSPDGATLYAGGGFTTVGGAPYNNLAAINTADGIATSFNPNMSSTVSALALSPDVGTLYAGGFFTTVGGAPYNRLVAINTLDGIAISTFINPNMNNAVVALALSGDGTKLYAGGRFTTVGGAPYNNLAAINTSNGIATSFNPNMGSTFIGVSALSLSPDGATLYAGGQFTNVGGPIHYYLAAINTADGIATSFNPNLNNFGFVSALALSSDGTKLYAGGQFTTVGGAPYNFLVAINTSDGIAISTFNPSVNSSVGALALSPDGGTLYAGGNFTIIGGIVRNNLAHILPDGTVDPNFNPNMSGIVSALALSPDGTTLYAGGQFTTVGGAPYNRLVAINTADGIAISFNPNMNGGVSALALSSDGATLYAGGSFTTVGGGGAPYNRLAAINTADGIATSFNPNMSSTVSALALSGDGGTLYAGGLFTTVGGVTAYNRLAAINTSNGIATSFNPNMNNGVLALALSPDGGTLYAGGFFTTVGGVTAYNRLAAINTSDGIATSFNPNMNNQVNALALSGDGGTLYAGGLFTTVGGVTAYNRLAAINTSDGIATSFNPNMNNSVSALALSSDGTKLYAGGDFTTVGGNPEFQNFVSFSAIPEEPVPTPTPSRRRSSSGGRSANFIPQSPLPSNAPTCASGYTLIPFPANPSGYMCSPNASGIAPVVEITPGIGLPPVLTPLSFTRNLGSGSVGSDVKLLQQYLNSKGFTLALVGAGSPGNETTFFGMLTRTALSRFQLAHGITPPVGFFGPITRGFILRP; from the coding sequence ATGAAAAAATATTCTATACTAACCTTTTTGTTCGCGTGTTTGGTTTCAGTCTTTTTTTACTCGCCGAGCTATGCAAGAGCGGAGTTCTCTTCTACTCCTGATAGCAACATACCCATAACTGACGGGACGGTCAGTGCCGTCGTGGCCAATAGTTCTGGTACATACATAGGAGGCACATTTACCCATGTGGGTAGTACGGTTTCTGGAAATGGAGTCCCCATTGTAACTTCTACTGGCCTCCCTGTGTCCACATTCCCAAAAGTAAACGGAACCATATCCTCGGTTGTTTCGGACCGAAACGGTGGTTGGTATATTGGAGGAGCCTTTACCCAAGTGGGAACAGAAACACGCAACAGACTAGCTCATATTTTACCCGATGGCACTGTTGACCCAAATTTCAATCCTGATATGAGCGGTACTGTTGTAGCCCTCGCACTCTCTCCTGATGGAGCCACACTCTACGCCGGAGGCGGTTTCACCACTGTCGGAGGAGCACCCTACAATAATCTAGCAGCTATAAACACCGCGGATGGAATAGCTACATCTTTCAATCCGAACATGAGCAGTACCGTAAGTGCCCTCGCTCTTTCTCCTGATGTAGGAACTCTCTACGCTGGTGGCTTTTTCACCACCGTTGGAGGAGCACCCTACAATCGTCTGGTGGCTATAAACACCTTGGATGGAATAGCTATATCAACTTTTATTAATCCGAATATGAACAATGCCGTTGTAGCTCTAGCTCTTTCGGGAGATGGAACGAAACTCTACGCCGGTGGCAGATTCACCACCGTCGGAGGAGCACCCTACAATAATCTAGCGGCTATAAACACCTCGAATGGAATAGCTACATCTTTTAATCCGAACATGGGCAGTACGTTTATTGGTGTGTCTGCCCTCTCTCTTTCTCCTGATGGAGCGACACTCTACGCTGGAGGCCAGTTCACCAACGTTGGAGGACCAATCCACTATTATCTAGCGGCTATAAACACCGCGGATGGAATAGCTACATCTTTCAATCCGAATCTGAACAATTTTGGTTTTGTTTCAGCCCTCGCACTTTCTTCGGATGGAACGAAACTGTATGCCGGAGGCCAGTTCACCACAGTCGGAGGAGCACCCTACAATTTTCTAGTAGCCATAAACACCTCGGATGGAATAGCTATATCAACTTTTAATCCTAGTGTGAACAGTTCTGTGGGCGCCCTCGCTCTTTCTCCGGATGGAGGAACGCTTTACGCTGGAGGCAATTTCACTATTATCGGAGGTATTGTTCGCAATAATCTGGCGCATATTCTCCCTGACGGCACGGTTGACCCTAACTTCAATCCGAATATGAGCGGTATAGTAAGTGCCCTCGCACTTTCTCCCGATGGAACGACACTGTACGCTGGAGGACAATTCACCACCGTCGGAGGAGCACCCTACAATCGTCTGGTGGCTATAAACACCGCGGATGGAATAGCTATATCTTTCAATCCGAACATGAACGGTGGCGTAAGCGCCCTCGCTCTTTCTTCGGATGGAGCCACACTCTACGCCGGAGGTAGTTTCACCACCGTCGGAGGAGGAGGAGCACCCTACAATCGTCTGGCGGCCATCAACACCGCGGATGGAATAGCTACATCTTTCAATCCGAACATGAGCAGTACCGTAAGTGCCCTCGCTCTTTCAGGAGATGGAGGAACGCTCTACGCTGGAGGATTATTCACCACTGTCGGAGGAGTTACTGCCTACAATCGTTTGGCGGCTATAAACACCTCGAATGGAATAGCTACATCTTTCAATCCGAATATGAACAATGGCGTATTGGCCCTCGCTCTTTCTCCGGATGGAGGAACTCTCTACGCTGGTGGCTTTTTCACCACCGTTGGAGGAGTTACTGCCTACAATCGTTTGGCAGCTATAAACACCTCGGATGGAATAGCTACATCTTTCAATCCGAATATGAATAATCAGGTAAACGCCCTCGCTCTTTCAGGAGATGGAGGAACGCTCTACGCTGGAGGATTATTCACCACTGTCGGAGGAGTTACTGCCTACAATCGTTTGGCGGCTATAAACACCTCGGATGGAATAGCTACATCTTTCAATCCGAATATGAACAATAGTGTTTCAGCCCTCGCGCTTTCTTCAGATGGAACGAAACTGTATGCTGGAGGCGATTTCACCACTGTCGGAGGTAATCCTGAATTTCAAAATTTCGTTTCCTTCAGCGCAATCCCAGAAGAACCTGTCCCCACTCCCACCCCATCAAGAAGGAGAAGCTCAAGTGGCGGTCGCAGTGCTAACTTCATCCCTCAATCTCCTTTGCCATCAAACGCTCCAACCTGCGCCTCGGGATATACCCTGATTCCATTTCCTGCTAATCCTTCAGGATACATGTGTAGTCCAAATGCGTCGGGAATTGCTCCAGTTGTGGAGATTACTCCGGGAATAGGACTCCCACCTGTTCTCACCCCGCTTTCCTTCACCCGTAATCTTGGTTCGGGATCAGTGGGAAGCGATGTAAAACTCCTTCAGCAATACTTAAATTCCAAAGGATTCACGCTTGCTCTTGTGGGCGCAGGTTCTCCAGGCAATGAGACCACTTTCTTCGGCATGCTGACCCGAACCGCGCTTTCTAGGTTCCAGCTGGCTCATGGCATCACGCCTCCCGTAGGATTCTTCGGACCGATAACAAGGGGGTTTATCCTCCGTCCATAG
- a CDS encoding DNA-directed RNA polymerase subunit beta: MEKTINETVENGLREKKYFGRYKEPLTEVPNLVESQVTSFKWLIEKGLAEIFSEFSSIKDYAGKKFELDFTDFKLSSAKYDEYFAKNNKLSYEAPLKATVRLKNKTLGVEKSQEIFLADFPLMTPHGTFVISGIERVIVPQLARSFGVFFTEEEIKGKKFFGAKIIPARGAWIEIETDPDGSMYVRIDRKRKFSVASLFRILGAHTDEKLRALFKENPIAKTYIDASIAKDHAKTVDEAYLEIHKRLRDGELGTVANAKEFIDSILGPERYDISKVGRFRFNKRFDKSMDAKELERKTISLDDVATIITHISTLNTTEGANADDIDHLGSRRVRYVGELLQQKIRVGMSQIKRNIQDRMSTVEPDFTQPLQFISPKPLQARLKEFFTTNQLSQFMQQENILTELEHLRTLSALGPGGLTRERAGFEVRDVHPSHYGRLCPIHTPEGPNIGLILRLATYARINDFGMIETPYAKVKNGVITKEIVYMNALEEENHKIAHAAISYDESSMIESAEVEVRINGRPSLVPKEEVDLIDVGTNQAFSVATSMIPFLNHDDANRALMGSNMQKQATPCVIPEAPLVATGIEEKAARDSGRVLISEEEGVVTYVDSTKIKITNHKGKEKEYSLVSFSRTNGFTAFHQRPIVSLDQKVMKGDIIADTSSSAGGQTALGQNILIAFMSWSGSNYEDAIILSERLVKNSKFTSIHIEEFVVNVRDTKLGPEVTTHDIPNVGELKLKNLDEDGIVRIGAEVRPGDILVGKITPKGETQLTPEERLLRSLFGEKARDVKDTSKRVEGGKRGRVIRVKVFSREKADKLESGIIKRIHIEIAQLRNVSVGDKLAGRHGNKGVISRILPEEDMPFMQDGTAVDMILTPLGVPSRMNLGQILELHLGLAANTLNYQAIVPPFAGATHEEIKAELSKAGFSPNGKMKLFDGRTGREFNQEIAVGYMYILKLHHMVEDKIHMRSIGPYSLITQQPLGGKAQGGGQRFGEMEVWALLGHGAAYTLREVLTVKSDDIIGRSAAFDSIVKGEKIRESNIPASFNVLLNNLRGLALNVELDEEDGDESRSRN; encoded by the coding sequence ATGGAAAAAACAATAAACGAAACTGTGGAGAACGGACTAAGAGAGAAAAAATATTTTGGTCGCTACAAGGAACCTTTGACCGAGGTGCCTAATCTCGTTGAGTCCCAAGTTACTTCATTCAAGTGGCTTATTGAAAAAGGTCTTGCTGAAATTTTTAGCGAATTTTCTTCAATTAAAGATTATGCTGGGAAAAAATTTGAGCTCGATTTCACGGATTTCAAGTTGTCGTCGGCAAAATACGATGAATATTTTGCAAAAAATAACAAGCTTTCCTATGAGGCGCCCTTGAAAGCTACTGTGAGGCTTAAGAACAAGACGCTTGGCGTAGAAAAATCACAGGAAATATTTCTGGCTGATTTTCCTCTCATGACTCCCCACGGCACATTTGTGATAAGCGGAATCGAGCGCGTCATCGTGCCCCAGCTTGCCCGTTCGTTCGGAGTTTTTTTCACGGAGGAGGAAATCAAGGGAAAAAAGTTTTTTGGAGCGAAAATAATTCCCGCCCGTGGTGCCTGGATTGAGATTGAAACCGACCCCGACGGATCTATGTACGTCAGAATCGACCGAAAGAGAAAATTTTCCGTCGCTTCTCTTTTCCGTATACTGGGCGCTCATACCGATGAGAAGCTTCGTGCCCTGTTTAAGGAAAATCCCATCGCAAAAACATATATTGACGCGTCAATTGCGAAGGACCATGCGAAAACGGTTGATGAGGCATATCTCGAGATACACAAAAGACTTCGCGACGGCGAGTTGGGAACGGTGGCAAACGCGAAAGAGTTTATTGACTCGATTTTAGGGCCGGAACGTTATGATATTTCGAAAGTCGGGCGTTTTCGATTTAATAAGCGATTCGATAAGAGCATGGATGCGAAGGAACTCGAGCGGAAAACAATTTCGTTGGACGACGTTGCTACAATCATTACACACATATCAACGCTAAATACAACCGAAGGGGCTAATGCCGACGACATCGACCACCTAGGGAGCAGACGTGTTCGATATGTCGGGGAATTGCTTCAGCAAAAAATACGAGTCGGAATGTCGCAGATCAAGAGAAATATCCAGGATAGGATGTCCACGGTAGAGCCCGATTTTACACAGCCCCTGCAATTCATTTCTCCAAAACCGCTTCAGGCTAGGCTCAAGGAATTTTTCACCACAAACCAACTCTCGCAGTTCATGCAACAGGAAAATATCCTGACGGAACTTGAGCACTTAAGGACGCTTTCGGCATTGGGGCCTGGAGGCCTTACCAGGGAGCGCGCGGGATTTGAAGTAAGAGATGTTCATCCTTCGCACTATGGCAGGCTTTGCCCGATTCATACCCCTGAAGGTCCGAACATCGGACTCATTTTGCGGTTGGCGACCTACGCGCGGATAAATGATTTCGGAATGATTGAAACTCCCTATGCAAAAGTAAAAAATGGAGTGATTACAAAAGAGATTGTGTACATGAATGCTCTCGAGGAGGAAAATCATAAGATTGCCCACGCGGCGATTTCATATGACGAGTCTTCAATGATTGAAAGCGCCGAGGTAGAGGTTCGAATCAACGGAAGACCCAGTCTCGTCCCAAAGGAAGAGGTTGACTTAATCGATGTTGGAACCAATCAGGCGTTTTCTGTGGCGACATCGATGATTCCGTTTTTAAATCATGATGATGCCAACAGAGCGCTCATGGGCTCTAACATGCAGAAGCAGGCTACTCCTTGCGTCATACCCGAGGCGCCCCTTGTTGCTACCGGCATCGAAGAAAAGGCTGCCCGCGACTCGGGGCGCGTTCTCATTTCAGAGGAAGAGGGAGTCGTGACGTATGTGGATTCGACAAAAATTAAAATCACAAATCACAAAGGAAAAGAAAAAGAATATTCTTTAGTGTCATTTTCCCGAACCAATGGATTTACGGCGTTCCACCAGAGGCCTATTGTGAGCCTCGACCAGAAGGTGATGAAGGGCGATATTATCGCGGACACTTCTTCTTCCGCGGGAGGCCAGACGGCGCTCGGCCAAAACATTCTCATAGCATTTATGTCGTGGTCGGGGTCAAACTACGAGGATGCCATTATTCTTTCAGAACGTCTCGTGAAAAACAGCAAGTTCACCTCGATTCACATCGAGGAATTTGTGGTAAATGTCCGCGATACCAAACTCGGTCCCGAAGTTACCACTCACGATATTCCAAACGTCGGCGAATTGAAACTGAAAAATCTCGATGAAGACGGAATCGTAAGAATCGGAGCTGAAGTTCGACCCGGAGACATACTCGTCGGCAAAATTACACCCAAAGGCGAGACCCAGCTCACTCCCGAGGAAAGGCTTCTCCGCTCTCTTTTCGGAGAAAAAGCTCGCGACGTGAAAGACACTTCAAAACGAGTTGAGGGAGGAAAGCGAGGCAGAGTTATCCGAGTGAAGGTGTTTTCGAGAGAGAAGGCGGACAAGCTCGAATCCGGAATAATTAAAAGAATTCACATCGAGATAGCACAGTTACGAAACGTGTCGGTGGGTGACAAGCTTGCGGGACGGCATGGAAACAAAGGCGTGATTTCCCGCATTCTTCCCGAAGAAGATATGCCTTTTATGCAGGATGGAACAGCTGTTGACATGATTTTGACTCCGCTCGGAGTTCCTTCGCGTATGAATTTGGGGCAAATTCTCGAACTGCACCTTGGTCTTGCTGCAAACACCTTAAACTATCAGGCAATTGTTCCACCGTTTGCCGGAGCGACACATGAGGAAATCAAGGCAGAGCTTTCGAAAGCGGGATTTAGTCCGAACGGAAAGATGAAGCTTTTTGACGGTAGAACAGGACGCGAATTTAATCAGGAGATTGCGGTGGGATACATGTATATTTTGAAACTCCATCATATGGTGGAGGATAAAATTCACATGCGTTCAATCGGACCGTATTCTCTCATCACCCAACAGCCTCTCGGCGGTAAAGCGCAGGGAGGGGGTCAGCGGTTCGGAGAGATGGAAGTCTGGGCGCTCTTGGGTCATGGGGCGGCATACACACTGCGGGAAGTTTTGACTGTAAAATCAGATGATATTATCGGCCGTTCCGCGGCTTTCGATTCAATTGTGAAAGGAGAAAAAATCCGCGAGTCGAATATTCCGGCGTCATTTAACGTGCTTCTCAATAATCTTCGGGGGCTGGCTTTGAACGTCGAACTCGATGAGGAAGATGGCGATGAATCCCGTAGTAGGAATTAA
- the rpoC gene encoding DNA-directed RNA polymerase subunit beta', whose amino-acid sequence MKTKNIHINDFSTITLKLASPAKIAEWSYGEVTKPETINYRTQRSEKSGLFDEKIFGPDKDFECYCGKYRGIRYKGIVCEKCGVEITRSIVRRERMGHIELATPVAHIWFLRSMPSRIGLVMGMSTADLEKVIYFGGYIITSLNEEERSSILRDLDSEYKTKVKNLQDDKSVEALKELLVNAKKEIELIQEGVVLDEVQYHEYSLKFGTLFEAEIGAEAIYTILKKLDLVKLEKKLTKDYETAGSIEKDKINKRLSLLKSMIQAEIRPEWMFLTNIPVIPPALRPMVPLDGGRYASSDVNDLYRRVINRNNRLKKLKEINAPDVILRNEKRILQEAVDSLIDNSIRHGNNNAGALNQAQRRPLKSLSDNLKGKRGLFRANLLGKRVDYSGRSVIVVGPELKLNQCGLPKHMALELFKPFVISQLLKRELAFNIRGAGRLIDDDIPEVWAILEEVISDKYVLLNRAPTLHRLGIQAFKPILIEGNAIQVHPLVCTAFNADFDGDQMAVHVPLGEEAQIEAKEIMAADKNILKPGSGEPTVTGKLLDIILGCYWMTKDVKGEKGSGKYFESPQSAIIAYNFGEVAPRAKIHILPTQEEKYKEFGGKIFETTVGRILFNGVLPQDYPYVNKEVQRKDMGLMVNRMISIYGIDKIAPILDKIKGFGFKYATVSGTTWGIDDISEPPGKPEIIKRAKSDAEEVLEQYNLGFLSKEERLRKNIEIWHEAKGEIEKLIPATLDKNGSVHDMVNSGARGSIAQITQMAGMKGLIATTSGETIEFPIVSSSKGGLTPIEYFITTHGSRKGLTDTALNTAKAGYLTRRLFDVAQDAIITSLDCGTKEGITITKESASGMESSIAKNIKGRVLAEDIASSGKGILFAKGHLLNKEDSEKVEEENIAEVKVRSPLTCKTVHGICVQCYGYDLGKKELVEIGEAVGTIAAQAIGEPGTQLTMRTFHSGGTASIGGDITQGLPRVEEVFEKRAPKNPAIVNRVNGIVTDIKDLGKEKVIIVLPEIADKSKSKKKSEIEYTVNYKRVPLVKVGSKVRKGDIITDGSANIDEIFKFGGKEKTENYIISEVSKLYELQGETVSRKHIEIIVRQMFSRRKIKEGGGTKLSAGDVASISYFSDENDEMKEKGNEEAKGEAVVMGITEISLSRRSFLSAASFQHTTRVLINAAIRGTEDKIVGLKENVIIGRLIPAGSGFEGSPKSKLVEKVRGEVDTE is encoded by the coding sequence ATGAAAACTAAAAACATACATATAAACGATTTCAGCACAATCACCCTAAAGCTTGCCTCACCCGCCAAAATTGCGGAGTGGTCTTACGGTGAAGTCACGAAGCCGGAAACAATAAATTACCGCACACAGCGAAGTGAGAAGAGCGGACTTTTCGACGAAAAGATTTTCGGCCCCGACAAGGATTTTGAGTGCTACTGCGGAAAGTACCGAGGCATACGATACAAGGGCATCGTCTGCGAGAAATGCGGTGTAGAAATCACACGTTCAATTGTGAGGAGAGAGAGGATGGGGCACATCGAGCTCGCCACACCCGTCGCGCATATCTGGTTTTTGCGCAGTATGCCGTCCCGCATCGGTCTCGTGATGGGTATGTCCACTGCTGACCTTGAGAAGGTCATCTACTTCGGCGGTTACATAATCACGTCCTTAAATGAGGAAGAGAGATCATCAATTTTGAGAGATCTTGATTCGGAATATAAGACCAAGGTGAAAAATCTTCAGGATGACAAATCTGTGGAGGCATTGAAGGAGCTCTTGGTGAACGCAAAAAAAGAAATCGAGCTTATTCAGGAGGGCGTAGTTTTGGACGAGGTGCAGTACCATGAGTATTCACTCAAATTCGGAACCCTCTTTGAAGCGGAAATAGGCGCTGAAGCCATCTACACGATTTTAAAAAAACTTGACCTCGTAAAGCTCGAAAAGAAGCTCACCAAAGACTACGAGACGGCGGGTTCCATTGAAAAAGATAAAATCAACAAAAGATTAAGTCTGCTTAAATCCATGATTCAGGCGGAAATTCGCCCAGAATGGATGTTCCTCACCAATATTCCGGTTATTCCTCCTGCACTACGGCCCATGGTTCCCCTTGACGGCGGACGCTATGCAAGCTCCGACGTCAATGACCTCTACCGAAGGGTCATCAATAGAAATAATCGGTTGAAAAAACTTAAGGAGATTAACGCGCCCGATGTTATTTTGCGGAATGAAAAAAGAATTTTGCAGGAAGCGGTGGATTCGCTCATAGACAACTCGATTCGACACGGCAACAATAATGCGGGTGCACTTAATCAAGCTCAAAGACGACCCCTAAAATCCCTCTCGGACAACCTAAAAGGCAAAAGAGGCCTGTTCAGAGCAAACCTTCTTGGAAAACGAGTGGACTATTCGGGTCGTTCGGTCATTGTCGTCGGTCCCGAACTCAAGTTGAATCAGTGCGGATTGCCTAAGCATATGGCGCTCGAGCTTTTTAAGCCGTTCGTTATTTCGCAACTTTTGAAGCGTGAGCTGGCTTTCAACATAAGAGGCGCTGGGAGACTCATTGACGACGATATTCCCGAAGTCTGGGCGATTCTCGAGGAAGTCATTTCCGATAAATACGTTCTTCTTAACCGCGCTCCCACTCTCCACCGGCTTGGTATCCAGGCATTTAAGCCGATTCTTATCGAAGGAAATGCAATTCAGGTTCACCCTCTCGTTTGCACCGCTTTCAACGCTGACTTTGACGGAGACCAGATGGCTGTCCATGTTCCGCTTGGAGAAGAGGCACAGATTGAGGCGAAGGAAATCATGGCTGCCGACAAAAATATTTTGAAGCCGGGCTCTGGTGAACCTACCGTTACGGGAAAACTTCTCGACATCATTTTGGGTTGCTACTGGATGACCAAGGACGTAAAAGGAGAGAAGGGGAGCGGAAAATATTTCGAAAGCCCTCAAAGCGCTATCATTGCCTATAATTTCGGTGAGGTAGCTCCCCGTGCCAAGATTCACATTCTGCCAACCCAGGAGGAAAAATATAAAGAATTTGGAGGAAAAATATTCGAGACCACCGTGGGCAGGATACTTTTCAACGGTGTTCTTCCGCAGGATTATCCGTACGTGAATAAAGAGGTTCAGAGAAAAGATATGGGACTTATGGTAAACCGAATGATCAGCATCTATGGAATAGACAAAATCGCTCCGATTCTCGATAAAATAAAAGGTTTTGGCTTCAAATATGCCACCGTTTCGGGAACCACGTGGGGTATTGACGACATCTCGGAGCCTCCTGGAAAACCCGAGATAATTAAGCGCGCAAAGTCCGACGCCGAGGAGGTGTTGGAGCAGTACAATCTCGGCTTTCTTTCAAAAGAGGAACGGTTGAGAAAAAACATTGAAATCTGGCACGAAGCAAAAGGCGAGATTGAAAAATTAATCCCCGCAACTCTGGACAAAAATGGTTCTGTACATGACATGGTGAACTCCGGCGCACGAGGCTCGATCGCCCAGATTACCCAGATGGCCGGAATGAAAGGACTCATAGCAACCACCTCGGGAGAAACTATCGAATTCCCGATTGTAAGCTCGAGCAAGGGAGGACTTACTCCAATCGAATACTTCATCACTACTCACGGCTCCAGAAAAGGACTCACCGATACTGCGCTCAACACCGCTAAAGCCGGGTATCTTACCCGAAGACTGTTTGACGTGGCGCAGGACGCCATCATAACGAGTCTTGATTGTGGGACAAAGGAAGGCATCACAATTACCAAAGAAAGCGCTTCGGGGATGGAAAGCTCGATTGCAAAAAATATAAAAGGGCGAGTGCTTGCCGAGGATATCGCTTCGAGCGGAAAGGGGATTCTATTCGCCAAAGGGCATCTCCTGAACAAGGAAGATTCGGAGAAGGTTGAGGAAGAAAATATCGCGGAGGTCAAAGTCCGGTCTCCACTTACCTGTAAGACGGTGCATGGCATATGCGTCCAATGCTATGGCTACGACCTTGGAAAAAAAGAATTGGTTGAAATCGGCGAAGCGGTGGGAACGATTGCGGCGCAGGCCATCGGAGAGCCCGGGACCCAGCTCACCATGAGAACATTCCATAGCGGTGGAACCGCTTCTATAGGCGGTGATATCACACAGGGACTGCCAAGAGTCGAGGAAGTTTTTGAAAAGCGGGCTCCCAAAAATCCGGCAATCGTCAACCGGGTAAACGGCATCGTGACGGACATTAAAGATCTCGGAAAAGAAAAAGTCATCATTGTCCTTCCCGAAATTGCCGACAAGAGTAAGTCCAAGAAAAAAAGCGAGATAGAATATACAGTGAACTACAAGCGCGTGCCTCTCGTAAAAGTGGGAAGCAAAGTTCGCAAAGGCGACATTATTACGGACGGCTCGGCGAACATAGATGAGATATTCAAATTCGGCGGAAAAGAAAAAACTGAAAATTACATTATTTCAGAGGTGAGCAAGTTGTATGAGCTTCAGGGCGAAACCGTGTCTAGAAAGCACATCGAGATCATCGTCCGCCAGATGTTTTCGCGAAGGAAAATTAAAGAAGGAGGAGGCACCAAGCTATCCGCGGGAGATGTCGCCAGCATCTCGTACTTTTCTGATGAGAATGACGAGATGAAAGAGAAAGGAAATGAGGAAGCGAAGGGCGAAGCGGTGGTGATGGGTATCACGGAAATTTCCCTAAGCCGAAGAAGCTTCCTGTCGGCGGCATCATTCCAGCATACCACTCGAGTTTTGATTAACGCCGCGATACGCGGAACTGAAGATAAAATAGTCGGTCTTAAGGAGAACGTCATCATCGGCAGGCTGATTCCGGCAGGTTCCGGCTTCGAAGGAAGTCCAAAATCTAAATTGGTTGAGAAAGTGAGAGGGGAAGTCGATACTGAATAA